A genomic window from Anthocerotibacter panamensis C109 includes:
- the carB gene encoding carbamoyl-phosphate synthase large subunit produces MPRRNDLQKILLIGSGPIVIGQACEFDYSGTQACKALCEEGYTVVLVNSNPATIMTDPGLADYTYIEPLTTEFVTRIIARERPDALLPTMGGQTALNLAVELAEQGILEHYGVELIGAKLPAIQMAEDRELFKAAMDRIGLATPRSGFARTLAESQQVAQTIGTYPLILRPSFTMGGTGGGIAYNRQEFEEMIQVALEASPVSQVLVEESVLGWKEYELEVMRDLADNVVIICSIENLDPMGVHTGDSITVAPAQTLTDKEYQRLRDYAKRIIREIGVETGGSNIQFAVNPQNGQVLIVEMNPRVSRSSALASKATGFPIAKIAAKLAVGFTLDEIPNDITRETPASFEPTIDYVVTKIPRFAFEKFPGSEPILTTQMKSVGEAMAIGRTFQESLQKALRSLETGRAGFGCDRPLEPKATPDLEKLLRTATPDRIFYLHQALYQGLSVEKIHQITAIDPWFLHKMAELVQFEQTLQAQGPSLERLLQAKRLGYSDRQLAFAWELSEEEVAQMRRDQGLKPVYKTVDTCAAEFAAYTPYHYATYERTCEIRPSDKPKVLILGGGPNRIGQGIEFDYCCCHASFALSANGYETIMVNSNPETVSTDYDTSDRLYFEPLTREDVLNLVAVEQPVGLIVQFGGQTPLKLAVLLEQSNAPIWGTSANAIDEAEDRERFERVLRDLDIRQPPNGIARDLSEAKAIALRLGYPVLVRPSYVLGGRGMEIVYSDSELEYYMRFAVAVEPGQPILVDKFLEGAIEVDVDALADQTGRVVIGGIMEHIEEAGIHSGDSACILPTQTLSPQILETIRTWTVRLARRLGVVGLMNVQYAVQNETVYILEANPRASRTVPFVSKVIGVPLAQMAALVMAGKTLEELGFTEEILPPYIAVKEAVLPFNKFPATDLILGPEMRSTGEVMGIDTDFGRAFAKSQLAAGQKLPTSGQVFVSVSDRDKPKVLPVVQKLIALGFTIIGTQGTRDYLAEHGIAAHEVFKIHEGRPHVTDVMQNGEVQLVINTPTGKEARTDGQLIRRTAFSLGIPVITTISAAVAVVSALAALQVGDLGVCSLQEYHRLLGKRGVPLTGCDPQPRP; encoded by the coding sequence ATGCCGCGCCGTAACGACCTGCAAAAAATTTTGCTCATTGGCTCTGGTCCCATCGTAATTGGGCAAGCCTGTGAATTTGACTACTCCGGCACGCAAGCGTGTAAAGCCCTGTGCGAAGAAGGTTACACCGTGGTCTTGGTCAATTCCAACCCCGCTACGATCATGACTGACCCCGGACTCGCTGACTACACCTACATCGAGCCCTTGACCACCGAATTCGTCACCCGCATCATCGCCCGCGAACGCCCCGACGCCCTATTGCCCACCATGGGCGGTCAGACCGCCCTCAACCTCGCCGTCGAACTTGCCGAACAGGGCATCCTAGAGCACTATGGCGTCGAACTCATTGGAGCCAAACTCCCCGCGATCCAAATGGCCGAGGACCGAGAACTTTTTAAGGCCGCCATGGACCGCATTGGGCTTGCCACCCCACGCTCCGGCTTCGCTCGCACCCTAGCGGAGAGTCAGCAGGTCGCCCAGACCATTGGCACCTATCCCCTCATCTTGCGCCCCAGTTTCACGATGGGCGGCACCGGCGGCGGTATCGCCTATAACCGCCAGGAATTTGAAGAGATGATCCAGGTTGCCCTTGAAGCCTCCCCGGTCAGCCAGGTCTTGGTCGAAGAATCCGTCCTAGGCTGGAAGGAATACGAACTCGAAGTGATGCGCGACCTCGCCGACAATGTCGTGATTATCTGTTCGATTGAAAATCTTGACCCGATGGGCGTCCACACCGGCGACTCGATCACCGTCGCCCCCGCCCAGACCCTGACGGACAAAGAGTACCAGCGCCTGAGAGACTACGCCAAACGCATCATCCGCGAGATTGGTGTCGAGACCGGTGGCTCCAATATCCAGTTTGCGGTCAATCCTCAAAATGGGCAGGTCCTCATCGTTGAGATGAACCCCCGCGTCTCGCGCTCCTCCGCCCTCGCCTCCAAAGCCACCGGCTTCCCCATCGCCAAAATTGCTGCCAAACTTGCGGTGGGTTTTACCTTAGACGAAATTCCCAACGACATCACCCGCGAAACCCCAGCCAGTTTTGAGCCGACGATTGACTACGTGGTGACCAAAATTCCGCGCTTCGCCTTCGAGAAGTTTCCAGGCTCCGAACCCATCCTCACCACCCAGATGAAATCCGTCGGCGAGGCGATGGCGATTGGGCGGACGTTCCAGGAATCCCTGCAAAAAGCACTGCGCTCCCTAGAGACCGGGCGGGCGGGCTTTGGTTGCGACCGTCCGCTCGAGCCTAAGGCCACCCCCGACTTGGAGAAACTCCTCAGGACCGCCACCCCAGACCGAATTTTTTACCTCCATCAGGCGCTCTATCAGGGTTTGAGCGTCGAAAAAATTCATCAGATCACCGCCATCGACCCGTGGTTCCTGCACAAGATGGCGGAGTTAGTACAGTTCGAGCAGACCCTCCAGGCCCAAGGACCCAGCCTAGAACGGCTCCTTCAGGCCAAGCGTCTGGGTTATTCTGACCGCCAGCTCGCTTTTGCCTGGGAATTATCTGAAGAAGAAGTCGCCCAAATGCGCCGCGACCAGGGCCTAAAGCCCGTCTACAAAACCGTAGACACCTGCGCTGCAGAATTCGCTGCCTACACGCCCTACCACTACGCGACCTACGAGCGCACCTGCGAAATCCGCCCCAGTGACAAGCCCAAAGTCCTCATCTTGGGTGGCGGGCCAAACCGCATTGGGCAGGGGATCGAGTTTGACTACTGCTGCTGCCACGCCAGTTTTGCCCTGAGCGCCAACGGCTACGAAACCATCATGGTCAACTCCAACCCAGAGACCGTCTCCACCGACTACGACACCTCCGACCGGCTTTATTTCGAGCCTTTGACCCGCGAGGATGTGCTCAATTTGGTGGCAGTAGAGCAGCCAGTCGGCTTGATTGTACAGTTTGGTGGGCAGACACCGCTAAAACTCGCCGTCCTTTTAGAGCAAAGTAACGCTCCGATTTGGGGCACTTCTGCGAATGCGATCGATGAAGCCGAGGACCGGGAGCGCTTTGAACGGGTACTGCGCGACTTGGACATCCGCCAACCACCTAACGGGATTGCCCGCGACCTGAGCGAAGCCAAGGCCATCGCCCTGCGCTTAGGCTATCCGGTCCTCGTCCGCCCCAGCTATGTCCTGGGCGGCAGAGGCATGGAGATCGTCTACTCCGACAGCGAACTGGAATACTACATGCGCTTTGCCGTGGCGGTCGAGCCGGGACAGCCGATTTTGGTGGACAAGTTTCTGGAAGGGGCGATAGAGGTCGATGTGGACGCCCTGGCAGACCAGACAGGGCGGGTGGTCATCGGCGGAATCATGGAGCACATTGAGGAAGCGGGTATTCACTCGGGCGACTCCGCCTGTATCCTGCCCACCCAGACGCTTTCGCCACAGATCCTAGAAACGATCCGCACCTGGACGGTAAGGCTCGCCCGACGCTTGGGGGTAGTCGGTCTGATGAATGTGCAGTACGCCGTCCAAAACGAAACTGTCTACATCCTGGAAGCCAACCCCCGCGCCTCGCGCACGGTCCCTTTTGTGAGTAAGGTCATCGGCGTCCCCTTAGCGCAAATGGCGGCTTTGGTCATGGCGGGCAAGACGCTGGAGGAATTGGGCTTCACCGAGGAGATCCTCCCGCCCTATATCGCTGTGAAAGAGGCTGTCCTCCCCTTCAATAAGTTCCCGGCCACAGATTTGATTTTAGGGCCGGAGATGCGTTCGACGGGGGAGGTGATGGGCATTGATACGGATTTTGGCCGTGCCTTCGCCAAGTCGCAATTGGCAGCAGGGCAAAAGCTTCCTACGTCGGGGCAGGTTTTTGTATCGGTAAGTGACCGGGATAAGCCGAAAGTGCTTCCGGTGGTCCAGAAGTTGATTGCGCTGGGCTTTACCATCATCGGTACGCAGGGCACACGGGATTATTTGGCCGAGCATGGAATCGCAGCGCATGAGGTGTTTAAAATCCACGAGGGTCGCCCGCATGTCACGGATGTGATGCAGAACGGGGAGGTGCAATTGGTCATTAACACGCCCACCGGTAAAGAAGCCCGGACCGACGGTCAACTCATCCGACGCACGGCATTTTCGCTGGGTATCCCGGTCATTACGACGATCAGCGCAGCAGTGGCA